Within Citromicrobium bathyomarinum, the genomic segment AGTGTCGAGACGCGGCTGCTGGTCGCGCTTGCCGGGTACGCCGCCTACGTCATCAATGCCGGGCAGTTCCTCCTCAAGCTGCGCGCCGCGCGACTCGCGGGTCAGCCTGCCGCGCAGCCAATGGCGGTGCCGGCATGAAGGCCGACGCATTCTCGCTGCCCGCAGATAGCGGCTGCGGCGCACCTCCCGAACGCGAGGTGCTCCGCGAGCGCGGCCAGCGCGAGGTTTTCTGCGGGCTAACGGGGATCGTCTGGCTTCACCGCAAGATGCAGGACGCGTTCTTCCTGGTGGTCGGCTCGCGTACCTGCGCACATCTGCTGCAATCTGCCGCAGGCGTAATGATCTTCGCCGAACCGCGCTTTGCCACCGCGATCATCGAGGAACGCGATCTGGCAGGCATGGCCGATTGCCATGAAGAGCTGGATCGCGTGGTCGACCGGCTGCTGGCACGGCGGCCCGAGATAAGGCAGCTATTCCTGGTCGGCTCGTGCCCGTCCGAAGTGATCAAGCTGGACCTTGGCAAGGCGGCCGAGCGACTCGGCGCAAAGCACGCAGGCCAGGTCCGCATCCTCAACTATTCGGGTAGTGGGATCGAGACGACTTTTACCGAAGGCGAGGATGCCTGCCTCGCCTCGCTGGTGCCGGTCATGCCTGCGAGTGCGCCCGATGCCGCACCGCAGCTGCTGCTGGTCGGATCGCTGCCGGACATCGTCGAGGACCAGTTCCTGCGGCTGTTCGCTCAGCTGGGGATCGAGAATGTCGGCGTGCTGCCCGCGCGCACCGCAGACGGGCTCCCCGCCATTGGTCCGAACACCCGGATACTGCTCGCACAGCCCTTCCTCGGCGAAACCGCGCAGGCGCTGGAAGGGCGTGGGGGACAGCGGATCGACGCGCCGTTCCCGTTCGGTGCCGAGGGCACCACCGCCTGGCTCAAGGCCGCGGTGCAGGCTTTCGGGATCGACGAGATGCACGCCAGCGCCGTGATCGCGCCGGGCCGCGAACGGGCCAAGCGCGCGCTCGAACACCATCGAGAAAAGCTGGCGGGCAAGCGGATCAGCTTCCTTCCCGACTCGCAGCTTGAAGTGCCGCTCGCGCGCTTTCTCGCCACCGAGCTGGGCATGGAGCCGGTCGAGGTCGGCACGCCCTATCTCAACCGCAAGCTCGTCGCGCGCGATCTCGATCAGCTGCCCGAGACGACCCGGATCAGCGAAGGGCAGGATGTCGACCGCCAGCTCGACCGGGTGCGCGCCGACCGGCCGGACCTGACCGTGTGCGGCCTCGGCCTCGCCAACCCACTGGAGGCCGAAGGGCTCTCTACCAAGTGGGCGATCGAACTGGTCTTCTCGCCCATCCACGGGTTCGAACAGGCGGGCGACCTCGCCGAACTCTTTGCGCGCCCGCTGCGCCGCCGCGATGTGTTGCAGGTGTAGCGGTGCAGCTGTCTGTCTGGACCTACGAGGGACCTCCTCATGTCGGCGCGATGCGGGTCGCGACAGCGATGCGCGGAGTCCACTACCTGCTCCACGCACCGCAGGGCGATACTTATGCGGATCTGCTATTCACGATGATCGAGCGGCGCAATGCCCGCCCGCCGGTCACCTACACCACCTTCCAGGCGCGCGATCTGGGCAAGGATACCGCCGACCTGTTCCAGCGCGCGGCGCGCGATGCCTATGCGCGGTTCGACCCGCAGGTGATGCTGGTCGGATCGTCATGCACCGCCGAGCTGATTCAGGACGATCCGGCGGGAATGGCCGAGGCGATGCGCCTGCCGTGCCCGGTCGTCCCGCTCGAACTGCCGAGCTATTCACGCAAGGAAAACTGGGGCGCGGGTGAGACCTTCTACCAGATCGTGCGCCATCTGGCGGACCGAGATGTGCGTCCGACGGCGCGTGATGGCCGTAAGCCGCTGGTCAACATTCTCGGCCCAGCAGCACTGGGCTTTCGCCACCGCGACGATGTGCGCGAAGTGCGCGGTATCCTCAACCGGCTCGGTATCGACGTGAACTGTGTCGCACCGCTGGGCGCTTCGCCCGCCGACATCGCCCGGATCGGTGCGGCGGACTTCAACATCGTGCTCTATCCCGAAATCGGCGACAGCGCCGCCCGCTGGCTGGAACGCGAGTTCAAGCAGCCACGCACCAAGACCGTACCCCTAGGCGTTGGCGCAACCCGCGAGTTCATTGCCGAGGTCGCCGCGCTGGCGGGCGTCGATCCCGAACCCGCACGGGCCGACGGCGAGTCGCGCATGCCGTGGTGGAGCCGCTCGGTCGATTCGACCTACCTGACGGGCAAGCGCGTGTTCGTGTTCGGCGATGCCACCCACGCGGTTGCTGCTGCGCGGGTCGCGCACGAAGAGCTGGGTTTCAAGGTGGTCGGGCTCGGCTGCTACAACCGCGAATTCGCCCGCGAGGTACGCGATGCGGCGCGAGCTTATGGCGTCGAACCTTTGATCACCGACGACCATCTCGAGGTCGAGGACGCGATCGCCGCCGCCGCGCCCGAGCTGGTGCTGGGCACGCAGATGGAACGTCACATTGCCAAGCGGCAAGGCGTGCCCTGCGCGGTGATCTCGGCCCCGGTGCACGTGCAGGACTTCCCCGCGCGCCACAGCCCGCAGATGGGTTTCGAGGGCGCGAACGTGCTGTTCGACACTTGGGCGCACCCGCTGGTCATGGGGCTGGAAGAGCACCTGCTGACCATGTTCCGCGAGGATTTCGAATTCTCCGACGATGCTGGGGCCTCGCATCTGGCCGCCCATTCGCCATCTCGTCATGCTGAACCTGTTTCAGCATCCAGTGCGCCAACGGCTCCGACCTTCCAGGAGGAGGACTGGACCCCGGGACAAGTTCGGGGTGACGATGAAGATACGCTCTGGACCGCCGAGGCCGAGGCGGAGCTGAAGAAGATCCCCTTCTTCGTACGCGGCAAGGCAAAGCGGAACACGGAAACCTACGCGTCCGAACAGGGCCGCGCCGCAATCGACCTCGAAACGCTGTACGACGCGAAGGCGCATTATGCCCGCTAGTGCGCTCCCCGCCACGCGCGTCGTGATCGTGACGCTCGACAACCACCTCAAGGGTGCGGTCGAGCGGGCAAGCGCGCGGCTGGCGGACGAGAATATCGCGATCGTGCTCCACGCCGCGTCCGACTGGGACCGCGTGCCAGGCTCGCTCGAACAGACCGAGCAAGACGTCGCACAGGCCGACATCGTCATCGCGACGATGCTGTTCCTCGACGATCACGTGCGCGCGATCATGCCCGCGCTCGAGGCTCGCCGCGAAGACTGCGACGCGATGCTCGGTCTGATGTCGGCGGGCGAGGTGGTCAGGCTGACCCGGATGGGCGGCTATCGGATGGACGCCCCCGCCAAGGGCCCGCTCGCGCTGCTCAAGAAGCTGCGCGGCTCGGGCAAGCCGGGGGCCAGCTCGGGCGCGGGACAGATGAAGATG encodes:
- a CDS encoding ferredoxin:protochlorophyllide reductase (ATP-dependent) subunit N → MKADAFSLPADSGCGAPPEREVLRERGQREVFCGLTGIVWLHRKMQDAFFLVVGSRTCAHLLQSAAGVMIFAEPRFATAIIEERDLAGMADCHEELDRVVDRLLARRPEIRQLFLVGSCPSEVIKLDLGKAAERLGAKHAGQVRILNYSGSGIETTFTEGEDACLASLVPVMPASAPDAAPQLLLVGSLPDIVEDQFLRLFAQLGIENVGVLPARTADGLPAIGPNTRILLAQPFLGETAQALEGRGGQRIDAPFPFGAEGTTAWLKAAVQAFGIDEMHASAVIAPGRERAKRALEHHREKLAGKRISFLPDSQLEVPLARFLATELGMEPVEVGTPYLNRKLVARDLDQLPETTRISEGQDVDRQLDRVRADRPDLTVCGLGLANPLEAEGLSTKWAIELVFSPIHGFEQAGDLAELFARPLRRRDVLQV
- the bchB gene encoding ferredoxin:protochlorophyllide reductase (ATP-dependent) subunit B; the protein is MQLSVWTYEGPPHVGAMRVATAMRGVHYLLHAPQGDTYADLLFTMIERRNARPPVTYTTFQARDLGKDTADLFQRAARDAYARFDPQVMLVGSSCTAELIQDDPAGMAEAMRLPCPVVPLELPSYSRKENWGAGETFYQIVRHLADRDVRPTARDGRKPLVNILGPAALGFRHRDDVREVRGILNRLGIDVNCVAPLGASPADIARIGAADFNIVLYPEIGDSAARWLEREFKQPRTKTVPLGVGATREFIAEVAALAGVDPEPARADGESRMPWWSRSVDSTYLTGKRVFVFGDATHAVAAARVAHEELGFKVVGLGCYNREFAREVRDAARAYGVEPLITDDHLEVEDAIAAAAPELVLGTQMERHIAKRQGVPCAVISAPVHVQDFPARHSPQMGFEGANVLFDTWAHPLVMGLEEHLLTMFREDFEFSDDAGASHLAAHSPSRHAEPVSASSAPTAPTFQEEDWTPGQVRGDDEDTLWTAEAEAELKKIPFFVRGKAKRNTETYASEQGRAAIDLETLYDAKAHYAR